From a single Solenopsis invicta isolate M01_SB chromosome 4, UNIL_Sinv_3.0, whole genome shotgun sequence genomic region:
- the LOC105203428 gene encoding RNA-binding protein 4 isoform X7 → MDTSVGYHATTETATAGTMVSSNQPRKTKIFVGRLPENCRNEELRQLFLRFGEVTECDVMNRYGFVHMAREEDAAAAIKALHNSNFKGATINVEQSTGKSRGGGGGRRDDRRGGPMRGGVATGYTDYNRGAGDFSGRGADFGAGYDRGAYGQNVGGAAMGYTSTAPGMGGGYGPATGAVGGYGPTGATDYGRTADYGRADFGARTDYGNHGVVGGGMAGDFNRGAPGPVDYGRTDNFGASRTVDYTARNDYDRSAAGPMRNGGGAVATTGYGTGYTDVGYDESHWGMSTGPSYSTGAPSYSTGPGPQADMFSRRPGSAVPSGSYPPIAGGYAEGYDRPDAYGPPRGGGRFPGPADAMPPRY, encoded by the exons ATGGACACGTCTGTCGGCTACCATGCTACCACGGAGACGGCAACGGCTGGAACG ATGGTGTCATCTAATCAGCCG AGgaagacaaaaatatttgtcgGCCGGCTGCCGGAAAATTGTCGCAACGAGGAGTTGCGGCAATTGTTCTTGCGCTTCGGTGAAGTAACCGAATGCGATGTAATGAATCGATACGGCTTCGTCCACATGGCGCGGGAGGAGGATGCGGCGGCGGCGATCAAGGCACTCCACAATTCCAACTTCAAGGGGGCGACGATCAACGTGGAACAGTCGACCGGAAAGTCACGCGGCGGCGGAGGAGGTCGCCGAGACGATCGAAGAGGTGGACCAATGAGAG GTGGCGTCGCGACCGGGTACACCGATTACAATCGCGGGGCTGGCGACTTTAGCGGCCGTGGGGCGGACTTTGGTGCCGGCTACGATCGCGGGGCTTACGGTCAGAACGTGGGTGGTGCGGCGATGGGTTACACTTCGACGGCGCCGGGGATGGGCGGCGGATATGGGCCAGCTACCGGCGCCGTGGGCGGATACGGGCCGACCGGCGCAACAGACTATGGACGAACGGCCGATTATGGCCGCGCCGATTTCGGCGCTAGAACAGACTATGGTAATCACGGTG TAGTTGGTGGTGGCATGGCCGGAGATTTTAATCGTGGCGCACCTGGTCCGGTAGATTACGGTCGCACCGATAATTTCGGTGCCAGCCGCACTGTTGATTATACAGCAAGAAATGATTATGACCGAAGTGCGGCTGGGCCAATGAGAAACGGTGGTGGCGCTGTTGCCACTACTGGGTATGGGACTGGGTACACTGATGTTGGATATGATGAGAGCCACTG GGGAATGAGCACTGGACCTAGCTACAGCACAGGGGCACCTAGTTACAGCACTGGTCCAGGACCACAAGCTGATATGTTTAGTAGAAGACCTGGCAGTGCCGTGCCCAGTGGCAGTTATCCACCAATTGCTGGCGG TTATGCCGAAGGATATGATAGACCAGACGCATATGGTCCTCCACGTGGCGGCGGACG CTTCCCAGGTCCGGCAGACGCGATGCCACCGAGGTACTAA
- the LOC105203428 gene encoding RNA-binding protein 4.1 isoform X6, which translates to MDTSVGYHATTETATAGTMVSSNQPRKTKIFVGRLPENCRNEELRQLFLRFGEVTECDVMNRYGFVHMAREEDAAAAIKALHNSNFKGATINVEQSTGKSRGGGGGRRDDRRGGPMRGGRGGRDGGRDARPGPYNDRRGGVATGYTDYNRGAGDFSGRGADFGAGYDRGAYGQNVGGAAMGYTSTAPGMGGGYGPATGAVGGYGPTGATDYGRTADYGRADFGARTDYGNHGVVGGGMAGDFNRGAPGPVDYGRTDNFGASRTVDYTARNDYDRSAAGPMRNGGGAVATTGYGTGYTDVGYDESHWGMSTGPSYSTGAPSYSTGPGPQADMFSRRPGSAVPSGSYPPIAGGYAEGYDRPDAYGPPRGGGRFPGPADAMPPRY; encoded by the exons ATGGACACGTCTGTCGGCTACCATGCTACCACGGAGACGGCAACGGCTGGAACG ATGGTGTCATCTAATCAGCCG AGgaagacaaaaatatttgtcgGCCGGCTGCCGGAAAATTGTCGCAACGAGGAGTTGCGGCAATTGTTCTTGCGCTTCGGTGAAGTAACCGAATGCGATGTAATGAATCGATACGGCTTCGTCCACATGGCGCGGGAGGAGGATGCGGCGGCGGCGATCAAGGCACTCCACAATTCCAACTTCAAGGGGGCGACGATCAACGTGGAACAGTCGACCGGAAAGTCACGCGGCGGCGGAGGAGGTCGCCGAGACGATCGAAGAGGTGGACCAATGAGAGGTGGTAGGGGGGGACGAGACGGTGGTAGAGACGCTCGTCCTGGACCATACAATGATAGAAGAG GTGGCGTCGCGACCGGGTACACCGATTACAATCGCGGGGCTGGCGACTTTAGCGGCCGTGGGGCGGACTTTGGTGCCGGCTACGATCGCGGGGCTTACGGTCAGAACGTGGGTGGTGCGGCGATGGGTTACACTTCGACGGCGCCGGGGATGGGCGGCGGATATGGGCCAGCTACCGGCGCCGTGGGCGGATACGGGCCGACCGGCGCAACAGACTATGGACGAACGGCCGATTATGGCCGCGCCGATTTCGGCGCTAGAACAGACTATGGTAATCACGGTG TAGTTGGTGGTGGCATGGCCGGAGATTTTAATCGTGGCGCACCTGGTCCGGTAGATTACGGTCGCACCGATAATTTCGGTGCCAGCCGCACTGTTGATTATACAGCAAGAAATGATTATGACCGAAGTGCGGCTGGGCCAATGAGAAACGGTGGTGGCGCTGTTGCCACTACTGGGTATGGGACTGGGTACACTGATGTTGGATATGATGAGAGCCACTG GGGAATGAGCACTGGACCTAGCTACAGCACAGGGGCACCTAGTTACAGCACTGGTCCAGGACCACAAGCTGATATGTTTAGTAGAAGACCTGGCAGTGCCGTGCCCAGTGGCAGTTATCCACCAATTGCTGGCGG TTATGCCGAAGGATATGATAGACCAGACGCATATGGTCCTCCACGTGGCGGCGGACG CTTCCCAGGTCCGGCAGACGCGATGCCACCGAGGTACTAA
- the LOC105203428 gene encoding RNA-binding protein 4.1 isoform X1: MDTSVGYHATTETATAGTMVSSNQPRKTKIFVGRLPENCRNEELRQLFLRFGEVTECDVMNRYGFVHMAREEDAAAAIKALHNSNFKGATINVEQSTGKSRGGGGGRRDDRRGGPMRGGRGGRDGGRDARPGPYNDRRVLPIQLVGYDGSAAGGVATGYTDYNRGAGDFSGRGADFGAGYDRGAYGQNVGGAAMGYTSTAPGMGGGYGPATGAVGGYGPTGATDYGRTADYGRADFGARTDYGNHGVVGGGMAGDFNRGAPGPVDYGRTDNFGASRTVDYTARNDYDRSAAGPMRNGGGAVATTGYGTGYTDVGYDESHWGMSTGPSYSTGAPSYSTGPGPQADMFSRRPGSAVPSGSYPPIAGGYAEGYDRPDAYGPPRGGGRFPGPADAMPPRY; the protein is encoded by the exons ATGGACACGTCTGTCGGCTACCATGCTACCACGGAGACGGCAACGGCTGGAACG ATGGTGTCATCTAATCAGCCG AGgaagacaaaaatatttgtcgGCCGGCTGCCGGAAAATTGTCGCAACGAGGAGTTGCGGCAATTGTTCTTGCGCTTCGGTGAAGTAACCGAATGCGATGTAATGAATCGATACGGCTTCGTCCACATGGCGCGGGAGGAGGATGCGGCGGCGGCGATCAAGGCACTCCACAATTCCAACTTCAAGGGGGCGACGATCAACGTGGAACAGTCGACCGGAAAGTCACGCGGCGGCGGAGGAGGTCGCCGAGACGATCGAAGAGGTGGACCAATGAGAGGTGGTAGGGGGGGACGAGACGGTGGTAGAGACGCTCGTCCTGGACCATACAATGATAGAAGAG TTCTTCCGATCCAACTCGTTGGTTACGATGGATCTGCTGCAGGTGGCGTCGCGACCGGGTACACCGATTACAATCGCGGGGCTGGCGACTTTAGCGGCCGTGGGGCGGACTTTGGTGCCGGCTACGATCGCGGGGCTTACGGTCAGAACGTGGGTGGTGCGGCGATGGGTTACACTTCGACGGCGCCGGGGATGGGCGGCGGATATGGGCCAGCTACCGGCGCCGTGGGCGGATACGGGCCGACCGGCGCAACAGACTATGGACGAACGGCCGATTATGGCCGCGCCGATTTCGGCGCTAGAACAGACTATGGTAATCACGGTG TAGTTGGTGGTGGCATGGCCGGAGATTTTAATCGTGGCGCACCTGGTCCGGTAGATTACGGTCGCACCGATAATTTCGGTGCCAGCCGCACTGTTGATTATACAGCAAGAAATGATTATGACCGAAGTGCGGCTGGGCCAATGAGAAACGGTGGTGGCGCTGTTGCCACTACTGGGTATGGGACTGGGTACACTGATGTTGGATATGATGAGAGCCACTG GGGAATGAGCACTGGACCTAGCTACAGCACAGGGGCACCTAGTTACAGCACTGGTCCAGGACCACAAGCTGATATGTTTAGTAGAAGACCTGGCAGTGCCGTGCCCAGTGGCAGTTATCCACCAATTGCTGGCGG TTATGCCGAAGGATATGATAGACCAGACGCATATGGTCCTCCACGTGGCGGCGGACG CTTCCCAGGTCCGGCAGACGCGATGCCACCGAGGTACTAA
- the LOC105203428 gene encoding RNA-binding protein 4 isoform X3: protein MDTSVGYHATTETATAGTMVSSNQPRKTKIFVGRLPENCRNEELRQLFLRFGEVTECDVMNRYGFVHMAREEDAAAAIKALHNSNFKGATINVEQSTGKSRGGGGGRRDDRRGGPMRGGRGGRDGGRDARPGPYNDRRVLPIQLVGYDGSAAGGVATGYTDYNRGAGDFSGRGADFGAGYDRGAYGQNVGGAAMGYTSTAPGMGGGYGPATGAVGGYGPTGATDYGRTADYGRADFGARTDYVVGGGMAGDFNRGAPGPVDYGRTDNFGASRTVDYTARNDYDRSAAGPMRNGGGAVATTGYGTGYTDVGYDESHWGMSTGPSYSTGAPSYSTGPGPQADMFSRRPGSAVPSGSYPPIAGGYAEGYDRPDAYGPPRGGGRFPGPADAMPPRY from the exons ATGGACACGTCTGTCGGCTACCATGCTACCACGGAGACGGCAACGGCTGGAACG ATGGTGTCATCTAATCAGCCG AGgaagacaaaaatatttgtcgGCCGGCTGCCGGAAAATTGTCGCAACGAGGAGTTGCGGCAATTGTTCTTGCGCTTCGGTGAAGTAACCGAATGCGATGTAATGAATCGATACGGCTTCGTCCACATGGCGCGGGAGGAGGATGCGGCGGCGGCGATCAAGGCACTCCACAATTCCAACTTCAAGGGGGCGACGATCAACGTGGAACAGTCGACCGGAAAGTCACGCGGCGGCGGAGGAGGTCGCCGAGACGATCGAAGAGGTGGACCAATGAGAGGTGGTAGGGGGGGACGAGACGGTGGTAGAGACGCTCGTCCTGGACCATACAATGATAGAAGAG TTCTTCCGATCCAACTCGTTGGTTACGATGGATCTGCTGCAGGTGGCGTCGCGACCGGGTACACCGATTACAATCGCGGGGCTGGCGACTTTAGCGGCCGTGGGGCGGACTTTGGTGCCGGCTACGATCGCGGGGCTTACGGTCAGAACGTGGGTGGTGCGGCGATGGGTTACACTTCGACGGCGCCGGGGATGGGCGGCGGATATGGGCCAGCTACCGGCGCCGTGGGCGGATACGGGCCGACCGGCGCAACAGACTATGGACGAACGGCCGATTATGGCCGCGCCGATTTCGGCGCTAGAACAGACTATG TAGTTGGTGGTGGCATGGCCGGAGATTTTAATCGTGGCGCACCTGGTCCGGTAGATTACGGTCGCACCGATAATTTCGGTGCCAGCCGCACTGTTGATTATACAGCAAGAAATGATTATGACCGAAGTGCGGCTGGGCCAATGAGAAACGGTGGTGGCGCTGTTGCCACTACTGGGTATGGGACTGGGTACACTGATGTTGGATATGATGAGAGCCACTG GGGAATGAGCACTGGACCTAGCTACAGCACAGGGGCACCTAGTTACAGCACTGGTCCAGGACCACAAGCTGATATGTTTAGTAGAAGACCTGGCAGTGCCGTGCCCAGTGGCAGTTATCCACCAATTGCTGGCGG TTATGCCGAAGGATATGATAGACCAGACGCATATGGTCCTCCACGTGGCGGCGGACG CTTCCCAGGTCCGGCAGACGCGATGCCACCGAGGTACTAA
- the LOC105203428 gene encoding RNA-binding protein 4.1 isoform X2: MDTSVGYHATTETATAGTMVSSNQPRKTKIFVGRLPENCRNEELRQLFLRFGEVTECDVMNRYGFVHMAREEDAAAAIKALHNSNFKGATINVEQSTGKSRGGGGGRRDDRRGGPMRGGRGGRDGGRDARPGPYNDRRVLPIQLVGYDGSAAGGVATGYTDYNRGAGDFSGRGADFGAGYDRGAYGQNVGGAAMGYTSTAPGMGGGYGPATGAVGGYGPTGATDYGRTADYGRADFGARTDYGNHGVGGGMAGDFNRGAPGPVDYGRTDNFGASRTVDYTARNDYDRSAAGPMRNGGGAVATTGYGTGYTDVGYDESHWGMSTGPSYSTGAPSYSTGPGPQADMFSRRPGSAVPSGSYPPIAGGYAEGYDRPDAYGPPRGGGRFPGPADAMPPRY, translated from the exons ATGGACACGTCTGTCGGCTACCATGCTACCACGGAGACGGCAACGGCTGGAACG ATGGTGTCATCTAATCAGCCG AGgaagacaaaaatatttgtcgGCCGGCTGCCGGAAAATTGTCGCAACGAGGAGTTGCGGCAATTGTTCTTGCGCTTCGGTGAAGTAACCGAATGCGATGTAATGAATCGATACGGCTTCGTCCACATGGCGCGGGAGGAGGATGCGGCGGCGGCGATCAAGGCACTCCACAATTCCAACTTCAAGGGGGCGACGATCAACGTGGAACAGTCGACCGGAAAGTCACGCGGCGGCGGAGGAGGTCGCCGAGACGATCGAAGAGGTGGACCAATGAGAGGTGGTAGGGGGGGACGAGACGGTGGTAGAGACGCTCGTCCTGGACCATACAATGATAGAAGAG TTCTTCCGATCCAACTCGTTGGTTACGATGGATCTGCTGCAGGTGGCGTCGCGACCGGGTACACCGATTACAATCGCGGGGCTGGCGACTTTAGCGGCCGTGGGGCGGACTTTGGTGCCGGCTACGATCGCGGGGCTTACGGTCAGAACGTGGGTGGTGCGGCGATGGGTTACACTTCGACGGCGCCGGGGATGGGCGGCGGATATGGGCCAGCTACCGGCGCCGTGGGCGGATACGGGCCGACCGGCGCAACAGACTATGGACGAACGGCCGATTATGGCCGCGCCGATTTCGGCGCTAGAACAGACTATGGTAATCACGGTG TTGGTGGTGGCATGGCCGGAGATTTTAATCGTGGCGCACCTGGTCCGGTAGATTACGGTCGCACCGATAATTTCGGTGCCAGCCGCACTGTTGATTATACAGCAAGAAATGATTATGACCGAAGTGCGGCTGGGCCAATGAGAAACGGTGGTGGCGCTGTTGCCACTACTGGGTATGGGACTGGGTACACTGATGTTGGATATGATGAGAGCCACTG GGGAATGAGCACTGGACCTAGCTACAGCACAGGGGCACCTAGTTACAGCACTGGTCCAGGACCACAAGCTGATATGTTTAGTAGAAGACCTGGCAGTGCCGTGCCCAGTGGCAGTTATCCACCAATTGCTGGCGG TTATGCCGAAGGATATGATAGACCAGACGCATATGGTCCTCCACGTGGCGGCGGACG CTTCCCAGGTCCGGCAGACGCGATGCCACCGAGGTACTAA
- the LOC105203428 gene encoding RNA-binding protein 4.1 isoform X4 → MDTSVGYHATTETATAGTMVSSNQPRKTKIFVGRLPENCRNEELRQLFLRFGEVTECDVMNRYGFVHMAREEDAAAAIKALHNSNFKGATINVEQSTGKSRGGGGGRRDDRRGGPMRGGRGGRDGGRDARPGPYNDRRVLPIQLVGYDGSAAGGVATGYTDYNRGAGDFSGRGADFGAGYDRGAYGQNVGGAAMGYTSTAPGMGGGYGPATGAVGGYGPTGATDYGRTADYGRADFGARTDYVGGGMAGDFNRGAPGPVDYGRTDNFGASRTVDYTARNDYDRSAAGPMRNGGGAVATTGYGTGYTDVGYDESHWGMSTGPSYSTGAPSYSTGPGPQADMFSRRPGSAVPSGSYPPIAGGYAEGYDRPDAYGPPRGGGRFPGPADAMPPRY, encoded by the exons ATGGACACGTCTGTCGGCTACCATGCTACCACGGAGACGGCAACGGCTGGAACG ATGGTGTCATCTAATCAGCCG AGgaagacaaaaatatttgtcgGCCGGCTGCCGGAAAATTGTCGCAACGAGGAGTTGCGGCAATTGTTCTTGCGCTTCGGTGAAGTAACCGAATGCGATGTAATGAATCGATACGGCTTCGTCCACATGGCGCGGGAGGAGGATGCGGCGGCGGCGATCAAGGCACTCCACAATTCCAACTTCAAGGGGGCGACGATCAACGTGGAACAGTCGACCGGAAAGTCACGCGGCGGCGGAGGAGGTCGCCGAGACGATCGAAGAGGTGGACCAATGAGAGGTGGTAGGGGGGGACGAGACGGTGGTAGAGACGCTCGTCCTGGACCATACAATGATAGAAGAG TTCTTCCGATCCAACTCGTTGGTTACGATGGATCTGCTGCAGGTGGCGTCGCGACCGGGTACACCGATTACAATCGCGGGGCTGGCGACTTTAGCGGCCGTGGGGCGGACTTTGGTGCCGGCTACGATCGCGGGGCTTACGGTCAGAACGTGGGTGGTGCGGCGATGGGTTACACTTCGACGGCGCCGGGGATGGGCGGCGGATATGGGCCAGCTACCGGCGCCGTGGGCGGATACGGGCCGACCGGCGCAACAGACTATGGACGAACGGCCGATTATGGCCGCGCCGATTTCGGCGCTAGAACAGACTATG TTGGTGGTGGCATGGCCGGAGATTTTAATCGTGGCGCACCTGGTCCGGTAGATTACGGTCGCACCGATAATTTCGGTGCCAGCCGCACTGTTGATTATACAGCAAGAAATGATTATGACCGAAGTGCGGCTGGGCCAATGAGAAACGGTGGTGGCGCTGTTGCCACTACTGGGTATGGGACTGGGTACACTGATGTTGGATATGATGAGAGCCACTG GGGAATGAGCACTGGACCTAGCTACAGCACAGGGGCACCTAGTTACAGCACTGGTCCAGGACCACAAGCTGATATGTTTAGTAGAAGACCTGGCAGTGCCGTGCCCAGTGGCAGTTATCCACCAATTGCTGGCGG TTATGCCGAAGGATATGATAGACCAGACGCATATGGTCCTCCACGTGGCGGCGGACG CTTCCCAGGTCCGGCAGACGCGATGCCACCGAGGTACTAA
- the LOC105203428 gene encoding RNA-binding protein 4.1 isoform X5, with protein sequence MDTSVGYHATTETATAGTMVSSNQPRKTKIFVGRLPENCRNEELRQLFLRFGEVTECDVMNRYGFVHMAREEDAAAAIKALHNSNFKGATINVEQSTGKSRGGGGGRRDDRRGGPMRGGRGGRDGGRDARPGPYNDRRVLPIQLVGYDGSAAGGVATGYTDYNRGAGDFSGRGADFGAGYDRGAYGQNVGGAAMGYTSTAPGMGGGYGPATGAVGGYGPTGATDYGRTADYGRADFGARTDYGNHGVVGGGMAGDFNRGAPGPVDYGRTDNFGASRTVDYTARNDYDRSAAGPMRNGGGAVATTGYGTGYTDVGYDESHWGMSTGPSYSTGAPSYSTGPGPQADMFSRRPGSAVPSGSYPPIAGGYAEGYDRPDAYGPPRGGGRLQTG encoded by the exons ATGGACACGTCTGTCGGCTACCATGCTACCACGGAGACGGCAACGGCTGGAACG ATGGTGTCATCTAATCAGCCG AGgaagacaaaaatatttgtcgGCCGGCTGCCGGAAAATTGTCGCAACGAGGAGTTGCGGCAATTGTTCTTGCGCTTCGGTGAAGTAACCGAATGCGATGTAATGAATCGATACGGCTTCGTCCACATGGCGCGGGAGGAGGATGCGGCGGCGGCGATCAAGGCACTCCACAATTCCAACTTCAAGGGGGCGACGATCAACGTGGAACAGTCGACCGGAAAGTCACGCGGCGGCGGAGGAGGTCGCCGAGACGATCGAAGAGGTGGACCAATGAGAGGTGGTAGGGGGGGACGAGACGGTGGTAGAGACGCTCGTCCTGGACCATACAATGATAGAAGAG TTCTTCCGATCCAACTCGTTGGTTACGATGGATCTGCTGCAGGTGGCGTCGCGACCGGGTACACCGATTACAATCGCGGGGCTGGCGACTTTAGCGGCCGTGGGGCGGACTTTGGTGCCGGCTACGATCGCGGGGCTTACGGTCAGAACGTGGGTGGTGCGGCGATGGGTTACACTTCGACGGCGCCGGGGATGGGCGGCGGATATGGGCCAGCTACCGGCGCCGTGGGCGGATACGGGCCGACCGGCGCAACAGACTATGGACGAACGGCCGATTATGGCCGCGCCGATTTCGGCGCTAGAACAGACTATGGTAATCACGGTG TAGTTGGTGGTGGCATGGCCGGAGATTTTAATCGTGGCGCACCTGGTCCGGTAGATTACGGTCGCACCGATAATTTCGGTGCCAGCCGCACTGTTGATTATACAGCAAGAAATGATTATGACCGAAGTGCGGCTGGGCCAATGAGAAACGGTGGTGGCGCTGTTGCCACTACTGGGTATGGGACTGGGTACACTGATGTTGGATATGATGAGAGCCACTG GGGAATGAGCACTGGACCTAGCTACAGCACAGGGGCACCTAGTTACAGCACTGGTCCAGGACCACAAGCTGATATGTTTAGTAGAAGACCTGGCAGTGCCGTGCCCAGTGGCAGTTATCCACCAATTGCTGGCGG TTATGCCGAAGGATATGATAGACCAGACGCATATGGTCCTCCACGTGGCGGCGGACG